The Phragmites australis chromosome 13, lpPhrAust1.1, whole genome shotgun sequence DNA window aacaaaaaaggtgaaagaggaagaaaaaagatgCAGAATTTTTAGCTCTGAATCACCACTAATTATCTATCAAATTATCTCAACGTTTGTTAATACATAAGACGACCAGCAAAATGGCACGAATGTACCTTATGAGTTTTGGGCAAAATTATCTCGCAATGTATACTGTTAACGTGATCATGTTACCAGACTACGAGTGCCTGATTTGTTTGAAAAGCCATATGATCCTTGCGCTGATTGACTGCCCAACGGTGCCGAGACGGAGCTAATGCTCAATTTGGCTCAGTTCGTCCGAGCCGAGCTAACATATGCTATGATCTATGAGTCAAACAGGCAAATGCCGCGCCCGCCGTATGCTCGCTTGTATAGTGGCTGCGCTCAAAGCAAATTTTACACGtgtcctctttctctcttttcttttcagtcCAGTTGTTGAATTAGAAGATGTTACTTAGATCAGAGTTTCACGAAAGTTCATAGAAAAATTCTATAGAATTAGCTTCTGACCACGCTTACGGCGAGGATGAATTGCTCAGAAAGTGTCAAGCGGTCATCGTTAGCTCACCCCCTTAAGCAACGCATGCAGCGCACAACTAATAATCAACACATCTCTTCTAAAAAAAGTGCACTTCTGCGGTTCTGCCAGGCCCATAGACGTGAGATCGAGTCTTTACACACTAACCATGACATCATGATCTAGCCAGTGGTTTTACACAACAAATTTAACGTCAGTCAGGTCCCAACGCGGATCAGATCAAGCAACAAGACCTTCTCCAGTTCACACCATGCTTGTGCTTAACCAGATGAGATGGCGTCAGAATAGGAGCCTGACAGCCTATCAGTACTCTTAGTGAGCAAGGAAGACCTGAAGACGTGAACCAAAGTCCGGGTCTCCGAGTCTTGGCGTGTGCCTTTTGGCATGTCTTGCACGGCGCATCCATCATCAAACGCTACGCGCGTTCATCAGCGCAGGGACAGAACAGAACGTTCCCAGGCACGAAGTCTTTATTACGCAGGAAAGGGCATTTCGATTAATTTGTGCGTGCCTACTTTGCTTGTCATGCGCACTCATGAATAGATAAACAATTTAATCCGAGCTTCAATATTCCACCTGAGATTTTATTCGCAACAAAATATGCCCTCGCTCCATCGCCTGTGATTTCAGTGCCTCGGTATGATCCATGTATATGCGCAAACGTGTCGAGACAAGGCAAGAAAATGTGCCATCTTCGCACGACATACATACCTGCGCGTGTAAAGAAAGAGATTAGAAATAAGGCGCACGTTTTTTTCGCTGGAGATGTCGAATTTATCGTCGTTGTCTTCAAGAGTCGATAAGTTGTACACTTGTACTCAGATGTGGTAATGTCGTCGTCGATGTCCAATCAATTGGTCCGAACCTCACGGCACAGGACTGGACATGAGGACACGAGTGCCGGGACCGGTGGATCTGGTGTTCGTGGGCCACCCTTTGTTTAGAGGAAAAAATTACTATGTTACTAGATCTAAAATGTGATTGATAAGATTTACTTAAcattaattatatatatgttaaataataaatatatataataattttatatttaaataagATTTATTGTTTTGAAATTCACATTAGAAACAGTTGGCCATCTAGACGTGGCAGACGTATCCTCATAGAAGTAGCAAATTTTATAGTGCTTTATCCTATATAacattatttcttctttgataaTTTatgtctactttttttttttaatttaattattaaattataagataaatgatataaataaaatctTACGAGAATCCTTCTAAACATAATACTATATAATTTACTTTCCTCCGACTATACGCTGCATACAATTTTATTCGTTTAGAATAAGGCAGTCTTCTCTCTCTTCGGTCTGCATAAATAGCCCGTCTCGTCTCGTCCCCGAGCCACACTCCAAATCCCTGCGCTCCCCGTAGGTTTCGCCCACATTCGCCGGTCGGTGAGCCCCTCTCCAGTCTCCGTCCATGGCGTCTCCACCACCTCCCCAAGAAGACGCCGGCGCCGTGTGCTGCATGTGCGGCGACCAGGGCCTGCCGAATGAGCTATTCCGCTGCAGGTCCTGCCGCGTCCGGCTGCAGCACAGGTACTGCAGCGATCTGTACCCGAGGGCGACGGCGTACAGGCGGTGCAACTGGTGCCTGCGGGAGCTGCCGGCCCAACAAAGCGGAGGAGCAGGCCTCGCCGCCGCGGCTAGCAAGCCCACGGCCACGGAGAAACGGAAGGCGACGACGTGGGAGGCGATGCCGACGGCGTCCGACGGGGAGCGACGGCAGCACGAGGGTTGCTCGAGGAGGCCGCCCGCGGAGCTTGGCCAGCCAGTGAAGAAGAGGCACAAGGCCGACGagagggcgccgccgccgcggctggCCGCGGTGAAGGCGGGTGATACCAGCGACAGCGAGAAGCTGATGCGGGCGGGGAAGACGCGGGTGCGGGTCAAGGTGCGGCGGTACAGGCTCCTGGCAGAGGTCATTAGCTGCTAGTAGGAAACCATGGAAATTAATAAAGAGTAAAGTAGCTAGAGAGATCGATCGATAATAAATGTACATATACCGAGCATGTAATGAGTATGTATCCGTCGTGCATGCATGGTGCCGGCGCTGTACAGATTCGGGACTTGGCCAGCGGCTAGTCGGTTGGTCGGTCGACAAGCCAAACAAACTGCATCCCAGTTGCGCTCGGAAGTCTTGGTGTGCAACAGCGCAAAAGACGTGCGACGCATATGCAGAACATCGCCATAGTATCATATTTATCCGTCTACACATGATGCAGAGGCTATGATAATATTAtttcattagtaaaaaaaaaatcatattcatccTTCTATTCAGACGGCATATACATGTGCATAAAGCTTATCCGGAATTGAAGAGCACAATCAGGAACAGTACTGGCTGGTACCTGCTCAATGACTCCCCGAGAAGTGCGTACTGCTCTGCAACCTTCAGATTAGAGCACCGAAAGGTGACAGTGACACCAAATTAACTCCGAATAGTATATAATCCAACGGCAGAGTATCTGATACCGCGTTGAAAACTTGGAAAACAAAGCACTCATGCCATCAGCTACCTAGGGGCCGGTTTACAATATTGTACAACAGATCCACTGCACAATGCATGGCGACGCGAAGCCGGCCACCGTTGCTAGCTGCTTCGTTTCCTGGTTGCGTCTGAGCCGAAGAACCGGATCGGTGTGCACGTAGGAGAGTGTCCTGGCTATTCGGTTGGTCCACACGGCAAACCAAACGGAACGCGTTGGCACACTGATCAGCactgctgctggtggtggcggcgagGTGTTTCCGCAGTCTTTCTCTCGAAGATCATTCGACTGCAGTTTGGAGCTAGCTAAgagcatgtttgttttttatccTGATTATAATCTTAGTTTTAAAGTAAAAATAGAAACATACAATTATAATATAAAACTTGATTATTACTTTCTACAAgctaatttgtaaaaaaaattccacactTTACAATTTGATAGGAGCTTTCACCGAATCTATAGACTGAtctaaatttttataatttaaagctaaaacaaacatacTCTAAGCACATCCATCAAATCATTCCGTCCTTTGTTTCATCGATCGGTTGGTTAGTTCGCGTCTAGGGAATCATATGATTAGCGTCCAGAATCATGTCATGCAGACAGACCTGTGCCGATTCATGTCCATCTACTTTTGGAACGTATGACGCACCCCATGGGGCATGGATATTTGGGCCTAAATGGTCCAAGGTTTGCTGCCATGGTCATCAGATCAGATCCGCTCTGGGCTGTGAATGACGAGACGGGCTTCTTCAAGTCTGTTCTTGGGCCACCACTTGCTGGGCCGCGATGGACATCCTGGAATCGGTACATGTGGCACTGGGTCAATTGTAGAGGCCCAATGGCATATGTCACcgcatataattttttatttatgttttttctcAATATTTACAATATTACACATCTGTTTCAACGAATTATATAAATAGACTATCGCCCGTTTATTGGCGAGATCAAAGTGTCACCTCGctagtaaaaaaattaaaaaaaaatacaaaacataCTATTCAACTATGTGTCACTGGCTCGGTGCGATGTGCACGTCCGTTTGTGCTCGTACAGAGTATGTTCTATACGTTTTACTTTTCTTATTTAACCCTCAATTTTATCTAGAGTATAAGAGTGATTTaaaatttttataaataaactagagctcactagcaacctattttaattagttttatcTAAAAGGCCTAAGCCAATATTCTTCAGAAAAACctaattttataacttctagcaattttttatgtctcaaataaactcctaaaaatcaggaaaatttcactaatattattctcatgtgattttttaatttaaactaATAataggttatttggtaaaaaagtgagttcctttgtaatgaagaagatgcttctttgaggaattttaattaaatattagtttagGCTTTctagatcaaatcaattaaaatggtttgttagtgagctctaattttctcataaaaatatttatatttttagacCACTATTATACTTCTaaataaaattcatagttaaataaaaaataaaacatatatatacacagctCTGTACGAGTACGAACTACCAAAATTGTTGTAGAACAGTGGTGATACCTCAAGATGTTACTTATTCAATGGGTGAGAGTAAAGTCTCGTCCACCGAACAAATGACAAGTGACctgatcatatattttttattttttaattttctaaccGGTACGGTTCATAAGGTGTCACCCATTTATAAGCGGCACATGAccttgtaaatatatatatatatatatatatatatatatatatatatatatatatatatatatatatattattttctcatcgCCTACGTCATCGGAAGTCAGAGAATCTTCCTCTCAATAAAGAATAGGGAATTAGTTGGAACGTCTAGAAGACCTTGAAGTCAACTCATctaggaaaaataaataaattctagAAGTCTAGTGAAACCCAGGAGGCAGGACGAGCGAACCCGTGGATGACTATGCGAAGCAACGACTCACGGCCGTTGAAACCACCTTTCTCTGCTTAGCCCGGCCGTAACAGGAGTCCACGGCCGTCTAAGCCACTCTTCTCCGTGCCCCTGCCGTGCTGCCGTTTCCTCTGCACGGCGTCACGAGTTCCCGACCAAGCAAGCTACCCCTGAACCGTATTCATCGTTTACGGATATACCAGTATCTAGAGTGCAAGAGGGTCGACTCTTGACCCTATTTAATTGGTTataaatgaactaaaaattcaCGTCTTATCCAATTTGTGAATTACTTATATAAACAAAATAATGATAGGAGGGTATCTTAAGCTATTGACACCCATAAAAGTATCAATTCTTGCTAACAGATGAAACATCATCTTCAGTCTCGTCAGCACGTGGACATCACGGGAAACACGATTAAACTCGTTGTCATCGACGTGGATTAGTTAGATAACTAATTGACATGTGAGTTTGCAATAAAAGAGGAGAGTTGATATGGTTCGGTCAGAGCCAAGAAACAACATGATGCTCCAACTCCTAACTACTCGCACCGCTCTAATGGTTGATCCGTCGTAGCCACTGGGTTTTTGAACTAATGCTACGCTAAGGAGATGTTTGGACAATTAGATCTGGATTCAAATTATATccttaaaatttgaattgaacttgaTTCTTAGAATTAGAAATTCCATGTCGTCAGTCCCCTCATGCAAGACCAAACAGCTACAGATTCCTGTACATACCTGCACCGCACATAACTGCCGCAAAAGGAAAAACCAGCGTCCGAttcacctccccccccccccccccccacgtgACGTACGAACCCCGGCGGGTCCCCCGCGCCTGGTGGACGTCACCGCGTACCTACACGCTTCGAAAGCGTCTGGCCCCTGCAGCGCCACGCGCTTCCCGCGGCCCACACGACAGGGACACTCCAGTCGGACACCACGCGGTCCGCGCCCCAATTAACTGCACGCTCAAAACGGGCGGCCACGAGCCACGCCGCGGGGGCACCGTCCCGTCCGTCCCCACCACACCGCGGCATCATCATATACCCGCACGCCGGTCGCAGCCACCAACCCAGCCAACCCGCGCCAGCCGCCTCGATTCAACACCAGCAGCGGTCCACGGGTTGCTTGCTCCCGGATTCCTGGTCATGGGCAGCCTGGGCGGCGAGGAGGGGCGGAGGCGGCCGCGGTTCCTGTGCCTGCACGGGTTCCGGACTAGCGCCGAGATCATGCGGaagcaggtggtgggcaagtgGCCCGCCAACGTCACGGCGCGCCTCGACCTTGTCTTCGCCGACGCGCCCTTCCCCGCCGAGGGCATGTCCGAGGTTGAGGGCATCTTCGACCCGCCATACTACGAGTGGTTCCAGTTCGACCAGGTCCGCGTCCATGATATCCTCTGATTCCGCTCCTCCTCGCTTCGTCAATTTTTGAAATATTCACCTCGAATTTCtgactttttattttattttatttttccttcggGTGTCGGCTCTGCGGATCTGAGTTTAGCATTCTTTCCTGTGTGTTCACCTTTTTCCTTCTGTGAAACAGGGTTTTACGGAGTACATGAATTTCGACAAGTGCCTGGCCTACATCGAGGAGCTGATGATCAAGGATGGTCCCTTTGACGGATTGATGGGCTTCTCCCAGGTAGGCAGATTATAAGATTACCTCTCCTTCaaatattttggtgattaaccAGCTGTTTCATTAACTATTGTGAACGGTGATGTTCATATCAGGGAGCAATTCTGTCTGCAGCACTTCCCGGGCTCCAAGAACAAGTAAGTCAATTGTTGATACTAATCTTTACTGATGAAGTTAAGCTCTGCTACTAGACAGTAGTATGGACACTGGTAAAGCTACAGCTTTTGTTAACCTTATTGTTCTTTTTGTGTTTTGATGGCAGGGGCTGGCCCTGACTAGAGTTCCGAAGATCAAGTACCTCGTAATCATCGGCGGCGCCAAGTTCCAGTCACCAACGGTGGCCGAGAAGGCGTACGCTAACAAGATCAGATGCACCTCTCTTCACTTCATTGGTACTTTAATTTATTCACAAATTATTCCATTGTTATGCCTGTTAGTTTGTTGGCTGGTTCTTCCTAGTTTCATCGGTTGCTTCAAAGACCTTGCATTGGTGGAAACGTCATTGCGTACTGCTGTTTCTGTATGCTTTTATTCTAGCTGGCATGTCTGCTTAATTGAGGGAGATGCATTGCGTACTGCTCTTGGTTATCTTTATGCTTTAGCCGGCATGTGTGAGTCGTGCTTCCTTTGTAGTGATGTGTGCTTTAGGTACTATGCTACATAAacatttctcaaatttttttttgaggtgcataaaaaatcaaatgaataTGCCCACTTTGCTTCCATTATGGAAATTCCGTTTCTTGTTCACAAAGCAATTGCCTTACCATTTAACGTTCCGTCATGTATTGAACTATTGCTATTGTGCTAGAATGCTTTGATTAATTTATGCGAGCATATCATTTTCAGTTAGCTAAAATATGGATGCACATGGTCCAATTCTCTAGTCATTTCAGTTCATTATTTATTTCGGAAGGTTTATAGTTGTATCGGTGGTTAGCATATATACAGCGAACCGGTGTCTCTAATCGTTTTCATGTTCTATGCAGGTGACAATGACTTCCTGAAAGTCCATGGTGAGAAGCTCATAGAATCATGTGTGGATCCATTCATCATACGCCACCCAAAGGGCCACACGGTTCCAAGGCTCGGTAAGCTCCTATGCCTTATTGAGTTTAACGTGCATACTTACGAAATTTTGGTGCTTCACACCATTAAAGAAATTAAGAAGACATTCGCAAACAAACATGCTTGGAGACCATCAAAGTCGCATAGAAGTAGCTCAAAAACAAACTTCAGTATTTCTCTTCTTCAGTCTAATACAGGGTTCGACACCCCTTGGTTTGTGTACATGTGAAATTATTTCCTCCAAGAAAGTCTAGCGCTGATCTATAGATTTTTTACTAATCGAGCCATCCAGTAGTAAAATGTTCTAGCGTCAATATGAACGCCAAACTGCGAAACTAACCACAGCCTATGATTTTTCTTTGTCGCGCAGATGACAAGAGCCTTGAAGTCATGCTCGGTTTCCTTGAAAAGACTGAGAGGGAAACATCTGAGCATTCATCCACCGATGTTGACGAAAAGGAAGTGTGCTTGCGATAAGAATTTAGATTACAACTAGTATATGAATACCCATTATATTCATACTAGATACTATAGAATAACATACAAATTGTAACCTCGTTATTTATGAGGCACAGCTATTCTATACCTCAATTCAGAATATCCATCGTAATACCTTTTTCATCACTTCAACACGAATATCTCTGTACCAATGCTTGCCTCTAGTTACAGCACTTATATTACAAACATGGAATGCTACATCGCTATAACTAGCTCACGCGATGTGTATTGTTTACAGAGTTAAGCCCACTTTATCGTAGATTTAATCATTTAAAGGAACGGTATCCAGTGCATAAAAAATGCAGGTTTACCAACTTTCAGACATAGCAAGCTAACTGACGGGAAGAGATGCTTGTTGTTTCCGAGAGCAAAAGAGATGTATGGTAGCAGTGGAATTTTTCCGTCTGgaaagaaggaaacaaaaacaCTATACAATAGAGAAATTCGGTGTTGCATCCTGGACTTCTTGAGGAAGAAAACTGTAGAAAacgagtattttttttttcggcATCTGGTGTTCCCCTCGAGGGTTTAAGCCTTTAAGGTGCAAGGTGCTGTATTATCTTCTTCTCGGATGAAAAAGTAGAGCTCCTGCCCTTAGTTTCTGTATCTGTATCTGTACTACTAAAAAACATGTTGAACGTCATGTTCCGCCGATTCCCGTTTCTCTCCGGATTTTCTGCCCGATTCTCGTTTCGCTTGCACATTGCCGTTTCCACTCCCTCATTCCCGTTCCCTGGCCTAATCCTGCTCCCCATCGCAACGCACGCGCCACCGCAGCCCTCATCCGCCTCTCCCCCTATCACCTCCCTCTCCAATCCAATCCCTCGTGCAACCTCCCTAACCCGCAACCCCTGCTGTCACTCCCTAGAACCACAGCAGTGGCGATGCACCACCAATCGCCATCGCCTCCTCGCCTGGTCTCCACGCCGCTGCCTCCCTTTCTAGGGTTTTGGTTCCATGCGATCTCTCGACCACAACGACCGGGAACACTAGGAGCGCCTCCTCTCCGTTCGGATCTTGAGTCGACGACCCAATGGGCAACGACGGGCAGGACAAGGGCAAGCGATGGGACGGATCCGCCTCTTCCGGGGCGGAGGAGGTCGCGCCGGTCTTCCCGGCGTGGGCGTGCACCCCGGGCGAATGCCTCGCGGAGCTGGGTGTCTCGGCGGACCATGGGCTGAGCTCCGAGGAGGCAGCGATGTGGCTGCAGCTGTACGGGCCTAACGAGCTGGAGAGGCACGCGCTGCTGTCGGTGTGGAAGCTCGTGCTCGAGCAGTTCGATGACACGCTTGTGCACATCCTGCTCCTGGTGGCCGTGGTCTCGTTCGTGCTCGCGCTCTACGACGGTGCCAAGGGTTCCTCTGTGGGGTGCGGTTGCCCAGGAAGTGGAGGAGATGGATTTGGCGTCGGTCAACGAGGAGCTGGACGAGATCGATGGGCAGGTCAGCGATATCCTCTGCGCATTGCAGTAAGCTCAAACGATCTGACTCGCTGCGATTTGGGCTGTTCGTATTTGTTTATGTTACCCACGAATGATCGTTACATCTCGATTTGCTTGCTGTGATCTTGCGAGTGGATCACAAGTTTGGAGAGCAAATTGTTGACCTCCAGGGGAAAAAAATGTCTTTTTCAATGTCCGCGGGTTCTGCTTTTGGATCTCTGTAGAAATGGTAGCATAACATGGCGAAGAAATAGAGGTGGATTGATTGATGCATTGGTTGAATTGTCTGCAAAAATGGGTTCCAGAAGCTGGACAAGATCAAGGATGCCAACCACTCGAGTAGGCAGCTGGAAGCGCTTACTGATAAGATGCGAGACTGTAAAAAGTGATTTGTTCTCTCTTAGTTTGATTCTCTTTCTGTACTAAGTAGTTTCTAGCAACACCCTCCTTCATAGAGTAGGGCAGTTGGAAATGCTAAACATAAATGCGGTGCTTGTACAGAAGTGGCACTGCTTAGCTCACGTtaatttggtttttttttcttgcaatcATTTCTGTATCTTATCACAAATATTCTGCATTGCATATTACCTTGTTCCACTATTCTACTGCTGGTGAGTGGTGACTACCTGCAATCTCTGCTTTTAGAATCTCAGTGATGGGACCAACCATCACTTTGCAGAACAAACAAATATGTGGTCACTTAATTTTGATGTTGAATGAGTAGCTTCATGAAAGCTGACATTTTGCTCTTTTCATGTGGTTTTCTAGACTTATCAAAGACTTCGAGCGAGTTTCAAAAGGCGAGGTAGGGCGTACTGATCCGGAGAACGCAAAAAATGATGCATGACAGAAAGCAGTCAATGGTACTATTGTTGAAAATTGTTCTATGATATGTGAATTTATACACCTTCCAATTCTGATTAAACAACTTCTACTAAACCATAGTTTCCCTTGCTTTGCAGATCAAAGAATTAAACTCTTATTTTGCTCTTAAGAAACAATGAGTTTTGACCTATCTCCTTGCACCATATTCTCATAGTATATCCAACTTTTCCTTATGCATCCATAACAAGTTGAACTTGTGTTACTAACTTCTACAACATAATTATCTTTCTCATAAACTTTAGGGCATGCATATCCCATGTTGCAACcgtgcttgcttttttttttgctttcatCGCAACGCACGGGCACTcaactagttttttttaaaaaagaatattttttagACCATTTGGACAATGCAGTCCCTTGGACAGGAATTTCCTACAAgattcctaccttcactactaCTTAAAAAGACTGCAACGAATTCTTCCGTTTGCCCTTCGCCCGCCTGCTCATCATGCCGCTCGTCTGCTCAATCCTCATCGCTCTGTGATTCCACTCGTCCGCTCATTCGTCTGTCCCGCTCCTACTATACGTTCAACTCTTTTGTTCTGCTCTCCCTTCTCCCGTGTGCCGACAGGTGGACCCTAGCCGCTCCCTCTCTGTGTCACCCTTCAGGAGATAACGCGTTCACACAAATCTCGCGTCcgtcctccaccaccatcgccaaagcatccccctccctcccccaTGCCGCATCCTGCGCAGTCACGACCGTCGTGCTTCTCACCACTACCGCACTTAGTACTACGTCCTCCCGGCCTACCAAGTCCTCTCCTCCCTTTTCATCTGGGTTGCCACCTCTCTACTCCTCACCTCCCTTCTCTACGTTGGCTgtggccacctcctccctgcCTAAGAACTGCCCCAAGAACCCATCCCGGAGCCCGTACCCAGCCCCCACTACGCTCATTGGTAGATCCTGATCCCGCTGCCCCCAAAGCCCTTAGATCCAGTCATCTCTCTCGTCTGTCTTGGATGGCAGCGAGAGGAAGGAGGATGCCGACAAGTAAACCAACCAAGAGTTGGAGCTCCTCTGGCTGTAGATTGTGAAGCACCCGGCGAGAAGCCCCAGCACTAGAGAAGATTGTGGTGGCGTTCGGTGGCCATGACACACCAGAGAGTGTCATCGTCACAACAAAGACGGGCGACGTCACAACCATTGGGGGCTCATTCGAGCAGTTCCTACTCAAGTGGAAGCCGCTTGAATTGAGGTTCGAGGAGGCATTCGGTGGCCACCACACACCAGAGAGAATCATCCATGTAGTTAAGATGGGCGGCGTTGCGACCATCGGAGGCTCATTCTAGCAGTTCATGCATAAGTGGAAGCCGCTTGACCTGAGGTCTGAGGCGGCCGACGCAGGTAGAGATGCTGACGCATGGCACAACAGCATCTAGCAGCAGGTGGAGGTGGACTGGTGGTAGCGGGTGGGTGGGACGACAAATGGAGTCCCCTCCTCGGCCTTCTGACGGCACACCACCCTTCCTTGTCCACGCCTCCCCATCTGCTTCTGACTCTGCCTCCTCCCTGGATGCCACACCAAGCAGCATCTGGAGGTGGACTGATCATGGCGTCGGCGACAGATGGAGGCCCCTGCTCGGCCTCGTGACAACGATGAAGAGCATGAAAGCCTTTGGATCTCACGCGAGCTGCAGTGGTGGTGCTCGCCGCCTGCCCCGAGGAGTAGCACAATCGACGTGAGCTTGAGGACCTGGTGGCTCACCACCAGCCCTTCGGAGGAGCTGCTAATTCCAATGGTTTTCGGTTTTGCTGTTGCGTAGGGCCCACACTGCCGGGTTCAAAGAAAGCGAGGGTCACCTATGACGGGGATGTTGCTCTCTCCCTAGATCTGGACCACTCCACGTCATCGGCTGGTGTTGATTGATCACTCACACATCACATTTAGTTATTTGTTTGATCGACATTGCAGTACATCAATTGTAAATAACAGTCGGGGATTCTTTGCAGTCCATGCCATCAGTTGAGTTGTGAGAATTTTCAGTAGTAATTGGGTAATTGTGTCGCTTTCTCACTCAGGGCTAGTTGGGGGATGCTACAAGTTGATTGATACCCCAATGAGCAACTGCATAAACTGCAGCTGTTGTTCTTCATGGATGATGACTGTAAATATTCAGTATGTTCATGACTTCATGGAAAAAAATGTTTGACATTATCTATAGCATGACCTGTGTATACTTTTAATTACTGGATTAACGTATTCTCATCAATGTGATGACATTAGAGCGATTCGAtgcatatttctttttcttgtgacATTATGTCCCACTTCCAATGATGTTGCTTGTTATAACTCATTTCTTGGATAACATTTTACTTAATTCATTACTGGAAGCAAGCGATGTCATTTTACCCCTGCCTTTATTACCTTGCCACCATATTGTCGCCAAAGATTCTCGTAGTTGTTAAGGACATCAAATTGGAAATTTCTCTTATCTATCGCATGTACAGGTATGCGGGGCGATTATACATGACACAACCTACTAATAGAAGTATTTGGAACAATTAGATGGTGAATATATGGTAGATATATTATATATGGTAGATATAACAATTAGATGGTGAACAACCGAATTGGTGGAGAGTTATAGTACAGAGAAAATATGGTTGATATATGCTTAGCCTATCACCGTATTATTTATCATATGCATACCGACTTGAGTTGTTTTGTTGTGACAAAAATGCCTTATAGAATACCAGAGAATTGTTTGTAATGCAGATTTTCCTACTAGGCTATACATTAGTTTTTCTGAAATGATTACTTTATCATAGTAAAATATTTGCCTAATTATGTTTACATTAGTTTTTGATCCGCCAGCAGGTGCGAAAGAAGTTTGAGCCGGTTCTTCACTCCAAGTGAATGGAGGCTCCCGGATTTTCAATCAATGATCTCCTACCTATGTTGAAGAGCAACATGTACtactttattttctc harbors:
- the LOC133889273 gene encoding dihydrofolate reductase-like — encoded protein: MGSLGGEEGRRRPRFLCLHGFRTSAEIMRKQVVGKWPANVTARLDLVFADAPFPAEGMSEVEGIFDPPYYEWFQFDQGFTEYMNFDKCLAYIEELMIKDGPFDGLMGFSQGAILSAALPGLQEQGLALTRVPKIKYLVIIGGAKFQSPTVAEKAYANKIRCTSLHFIGDNDFLKVHGEKLIESCVDPFIIRHPKGHTVPRLDDKSLEVMLGFLEKTERETSEHSSTDVDEKEVCLR
- the LOC133888625 gene encoding uncharacterized protein LOC133888625 — encoded protein: MASPPPPQEDAGAVCCMCGDQGLPNELFRCRSCRVRLQHRYCSDLYPRATAYRRCNWCLRELPAQQSGGAGLAAAASKPTATEKRKATTWEAMPTASDGERRQHEGCSRRPPAELGQPVKKRHKADERAPPPRLAAVKAGDTSDSEKLMRAGKTRVRVKVRRYRLLAEVISC